Proteins encoded together in one Psilocybe cubensis strain MGC-MH-2018 chromosome 8, whole genome shotgun sequence window:
- a CDS encoding Peptidyl-prolyl cis-trans isomerase E, with protein sequence MEEGTKTKKTVFVGGISDDTDETALYESFSTFGDILEVQIPPPANQHQNPAPDAPKHRGFAFVTYTSTADAQDAIDNMDMNELKGRVLKVNLARPMKTAAANLNGNRAIWESEEWLKEHIKPLAQSGGVQGRHAQPIPEESEEKAKSDDGDAMEE encoded by the exons ATGGAAGAAGgcacgaagacgaagaagacggtGTTTGTGGGTGGGATAAGCGACGATACGGATGAGACGGCGCTATATGAGAGTTTCTCGACTTTCG GTGATATCCTCGAAGTCCAGATCCCTCCGCCTGCGAATCAACACCAGAACCCAGCTCCAGATG CCCCCAAACACCGCGGGTTCGCCTTCGTCACCTACACATCCACCGCCGACGCACAAGACGCGATCGACAACATGGACATGAACGAGCTCAAAGGCCGCGTGCTCAAAGTCAACCTCGCGCGCCCGATGAAGACAGCCGCTGCGAACCTGAACGGCAATCGCGCTA TTTGGGAGTCGGAGGAGTGGTTGAAGGAACACATCAAGCCATTAGCCCAATCTGGCG GTGTCCAAGGTCGTCACGCCCAGCCAATACCAGAGGAATCagaagaaaaagcaaaaagcgaCGATGGAGATGCTATGGAAGAGTaa
- a CDS encoding Transcription activator of gluconeogenesis ERT1, with amino-acid sequence MAEPQKTAPAPQEQHPYPPPPMVSYPHQPYNGPYPPPGPPGAYMPPFFAYPPPPPDGSHPEGAPNGGPPGPYMIGLPPGVMYAYPHHPQAQAFGPPPATSASPPALRPKRKQVKMACTNCAGACKRCDESRPCERCVKYGIADSCVDGQRKERKKGIKRGPYKRKSKGESESPSYTGDWPPGTQPPPATTSAAAIHAVAQYAPEGYYPVYYPPPGFIPHPHDGQPGPDGSPPHPMPYYIHPGTYPPFPHYPAIYPPGAPPPSSAPPHPHSQAQVQAQAQAPPPVAAPGGPNESTPPQTVNPSDTARKVDDAPPAAAAAAERNGVVETNGGGGSKKRARASRGGEPKQKKAKTGGGVNGNAAEASTSAVASTSTSTAPAVNTNTGADNEKDNDAAESPVAAVIVPPPSAAIASSSSSSPLMDHDHASSASGESSSDSGSDDNDKSA; translated from the exons ATGGCAGAGCCCCAAAAGACCGCCCCTGCGCCCCAGGAGCAGCATCCATATCCACCACCCCCAATGGTCTCGTATCCTCACCAGCCTTATAACGGGCCATATCCACCTCCAGGTCCCCCAGGCGCATACATGCCTCCCTTTTTTGCCTACCCGCCACCCCCGCCAGACGGCAGCCATCCAGAGGGTGCCCCCAACGGCGGCCCTCCAGGTCCATACATGATTGGCCTCCCCCCAGGCGTCATGTACGCTTATCCCCACCACCCACAGGCCCAAG CGTTCGGACCTCCCCCAGCAACTTCCGCTTCTCCGCCTGCCCTGCGTCCTAAGCGCAAACAGGTCAAAATGGCT TGCACTAATTGTGCCGGGGCGTGTAAACGCTGTGACGAAAGTCGGCCCTGCGAACGCTGCGTCAAGTACGGAATCGCAGATTCATGCGTCGATGGCCagaggaaggagagaaaaaaggGTATCAAGCGTGGGCCCTATAAGCGCAAATCCAAAGGCGAGTCAGAGAGCCCTAGCTATACTG GTGATTGGCCCCCGGGTACGCAACCGCCTCCAGCCACTACCTCCGCTGCTGCTATCCACGCTGTCGCCCAGTATGCACCAGAGGGATATTATCCCGTCTACTACCCTCCTCCCGGCTTTATCCCCCATCCACATGATGGCCAACCAGGTCCGGATGGCTCTCCGCCCCATCCTATGCCTTATTACATCCATCCGGGCACGTATCCCCCCTTCCCGCATTACCCCGCCATCTACCCCCCAGGTGCCCCGCCGCCTTCATCTGctcctccccatcctcacTCCCAGGCCCAGGTCCAGGCCCAGGCGCAAGCTCCACCCCCCGTCGCGGCTCCTGGCGGGCCGAATGAGTCTACGCCACCACAGACGGTGAATCCGTCCGATACGGCACGCAAAGTTGACGATGCACCccccgctgctgctgctgctgcagagCGTAATGGTGTTGTTGAGACCaatggaggtggtggaagtAAGAAGCGAGCGCGGGCGTCGAGAGGCGGCGAGCCTaagcagaagaaggcgaagactggtggtggtgtgaaTGGGAATGCCGCCGAGGCATCTACCAGTGCCGTAGcttcgacctcgacctccaCTGCACCTGCCGTGAACACCAACACCGGCGCGGATAATGAGAAAGACAACGATGCAGCTGAATCACCTGTCGCAGCTGTCATTGTTCCGCCCCCTAGCGCTGCTATTgcgtcctcgtcttcgtcgtcgccgTTGATGGACCATGACCATGCGAGCAGTGCGAGTGGGGAGAGCAGCAGTGATAGTGGTAgtgatgataatgataaatCTGCTTGA
- a CDS encoding NADH:flavin oxidoreductase (NADH:flavin oxidoreductase FG08077) has product MSAPSNRNVPAEGIPYFTPAQVPPAGTAEPDGAQTLPILFQPLQIRGVRFPNRIWLSPLCQYSAQNGLLTPWHLAHLGGIFTRGPGHTMVEATAVLANGRITPEDSGIWSDEHIAPLAKIVTFAHSQGQKIGIQLAHAGRKASTVAPWISGDPTASREVGGWPDDVWAPSAIPYQDNYPHPKALTKEGIKEVVDAFEAAAKRSLKAGFDVIEIHAAHGYLLSEFLSPMSNKRTDEYGGSWENRVRIVLEIVDRVRAMIPESMPLFLRISGTEWLETVFPDEPSWRSEDTARLAPILFEHGVDLLDVSSGGNHPKQNIISSAGYQSNLAKDVMRAIGATCAYPSGESDAAATDTSKLSRLIVGTVGTITSGTQAETLLQGGFADVAIVGRQFLRNPGTVWAWADELGVVDVRLANQIGWGFKGRGKKTHVGKEDHGVDTGKKDLKN; this is encoded by the exons ATGAGCGCCCCTTCAAACCGAAACGTTCCTGCGGAGGGTATCCCATACTTCACCCCAGCTCAAGTGCCGCCAGCTGGAACAGCCGAACCTGACGGCGCGCAGACGCTCCCCATTCTATTTCAACCACTGCAAATTCGCGGGGTACGGTTCCCTAACAGAATATGG CTGTCTCCTCTCTGCCAGTATTCTGCCCAGAACGGTCTCCTCACCCCATGGCACCTCGCTCATC TTGGAGGAATATTTACCAGAGGTCCTGGCCATACTATGGTCGAAGCCACCGCCGTTCTGGCCAACGGACGAATCACCCCAGAAGACTCCGGCATCTGGTCAGATGAGCACATCGCGCCGCTCGCCAAGATCGTCACATTTGCTCACTCACAGGGGCAGAAGATTGGCATCCAGCTCGCACACGCCGGACGAAAGGCGTCGACGGTGGCGCCCTGGATATCGGGCGACCCGACTGCATCGAGAGAGGTTGGTGGTTGGCCCGACGATGTCTGGGCGCCATCTGCAATTCCATACCAGGATAATTACCCTCACCCCAAAGCCCTGACAAAGGAGGGTATAAAGGAAGTTGTGGATGCTTTCGAAGCTGCGGCGAAGCGCTCACTGAAAGCTGGGTTTGACGTTATTGAAATACATGCTGCTCATGGATACTTGCTGAGCGAGTTTCTGAGTCCTATGAGCAACAAAAGGACAGATGAATATGGTGGAAGCTGGGAGAACCGAGTCCGCATTGTTCTGGAGATCGTTGACAGGGTCAGAGCCATGATTCCGGAAAGCATGCCACTGTTTTTGAG AATATCTGGGACTGAATGGTTGGAAACTGTCTTCCCAGATGAACCTTCTTGGAGATCAGAAGATACAGCACGTTTGGCGCCTATACTGTTTGAACACGGCGTCGACTTACTTGACGTCTCGTCGGGTGGGAATCACCCGAAGCAAAATATAATCAGCTCAGCAGGGTATCAATCCAACCTCGCAAAAGACGTCATGCGCGCTATCGGGGCTACATGCGCATACCCTTCAGGAGAGTCGgacgccgccgccaccgatACGAGCAAACTGTCGCGCCTGATTGTCGGGACAGTTGGCACAATCACTTCTGGAACACAAGCAGAAACTTTGCTTCAGGGGGGCTTTGCGGATGTCGCGATTGTTGGGCGACAATTTTTGAGGAATCCGGGAACGGTTTGGGCATGGGCGGATGAACTTGGAGTTGTTGATGTACGACTTGCTAACCAAATCGGGTGGGGATTTAAGGGAAGAGGTAAGAAGACGCACGTTGGGAAAGAGGATCACGGCGTAGACACGGGGAAGAAAGATTTGAAAAACTAA
- a CDS encoding Protoporphyrinogen oxidase has translation MPPTHIAVLGGGLTGLSSAIHLARRFPTSKITLLEKQGRLGGWVRSERVDLPQIGASVLLEGGPRSLRPNGKSVLELDEVITVPKTAPPAKARFLYIPKSNGYSGPSGLQRIPSSIFSMLSSPLASVMLPAVLFEPFKRYNRPSNIRDESVDSFFTRRLGETFARVFGSALVHGIYATDSRKLSVRAAFPSIWEAEERGRGSIVRGFLTPKKKKDLAEEETYDLGDVPEIMRGISVYSFRDGMETLTKAMERNLETTPNVGITKNAHVSSLKLLEDQEVEVAHSQGTPLIASHVVSALPLQVLYNLIHDRNNTLLVPNLNKNPYSTVHVVNMVFPLPPKDIHPEGFGYLIPRPPDGYPDASNPSASGVLGTVFDSCSLYEQDFPRTENYYNNASHTKLTMMTGGPYSKPPLPPHLSSSETDVMPPFIRNLLDQLKTQLGKELPDPVYWRIWNNEACIPTLLPGHLERMEEMRAQLGLSSTPGSFDRDSGGWKAHLAVVGAGVGGVSVGDCIEAGRQVGREWT, from the exons ATGCCTCCGACACATATCGCAGTGCTGGGTGGGGGTCTCACCGGACTGTCGTCTGCTATACATCTCGCTCGACGGTTTCCGACATCGAAGATCACACTTCTGGAGAAGCAGGGTAGACTAGGCGGATGGGTTCGCTCAGAACGCGTGGATTTGCCGCAAATTGGTGCATCTGTATTGCTGGAGGGGGGACCAAGGTCATTGCGACCTAACGGCAAATCGGTCCTTGAACTG GACGAAGTCATCACAGTTCCAAAAACCGCCCCTCCTGCAAAGGCTCGTTTCCTATATATCCCGAAGTCCAATGGCTATTCAGGACCCTCTGGCCTGCAGCGTATACCGTCATCCATCTTTTCCATGCTTTCCTCCCCATTGGCATCAGTGATGCTACCAGCCGTTCTATTCGAACCCTTCAAACGTTACAATCGACCTAGTAACATCCGTGATGAGAGCGTGGATTCCTTCTTCACCCGCCGGCTCGGGGAAACCTTTGCTCGAGTTTTTGGAAGTGCGCTGGTACACGGAATATATGCTACAGACTCTCGAAAGCTGAGCGTTCGTGCCGCTTTCCCCTCTATATGGGAAGCGGAAGAGCGAGGGCGGGGAAGTATTGTACGGGGATTTCTTAcacccaagaaaaagaaagatttGGCTGAGGAGGAAACGTACGATTTAGGTGACGTCCCCGAAATCATGCGCGGAATATCCGTATATTCTTTTAGAGATGGCATGGAGACGTTGACCAAGGCCATGGAACGTAATCTGGAGACCACACCCAACGTCGGCATCACAAAAAATGCGCATGTATCCAGCCTTAAGCTACTGGAGGACCAGGAAGTGGAG GTCGCACACTCCCAAGGAACGCCCTTGATAGCAAGTCATGTTGTGTCTGCCTTGCCCCTCCAGGTGCTATACAATCTCATACATGACCGCAACAATACACTGTTGGTCCCCAATTTGAACAAAAATCCATATTCCACCGTGCATGTCGTCAACATGGTATTCCCATTGCCCCCGAAAGATATCCATCCTGAAGGATTCGGATACCTCATTCCACGCCCACCTGATGGCTACCCCGACGCATCGAATCCATCTGCTTCAGGTGTTCTTGGGACTGTCTTCGATTCGTGCTCTCTATATGAACAGGATTTCCCTCGAACAGAAAATTATTACAACAATGCCTCGCATACGAAGTTGACTATGATGACCGGAGGTCCTTATTCCAAACCACCTCTTCCGCCACACCTTAGTTCATCCGAAACGGACGTCATGCCCCCTTTCATACGTAATCTTCTTGACCAACTAAAGACGCAGTTAGGAAAAGAGTTGCCTGACCCCGTTTATTGGCGGATATGGAATAATGAAGCTTGCATCCCAACGCTTCTTCCTGGTCATCTTGAACGAATGGAGGAAATGAGGGCCCAGTTGGGACTTTCGTCGACACCGGGTTCATTTGATAGAGATTCTGGGGGTTGGAAAGCACATTTGGCTGTTGTGGGTGCTGGAGTCGGTGGTGTCAGCGTTGGTGATTGTATAGAAGCTGGTCGACAAGTCGGGAGGGAATGGACATGA
- a CDS encoding Tyrosinase P, with amino-acid sequence MPSISSIFVAVLFVSTFLQVSVLGSEDTNGSADDESDANIGGRRPCGTLLERSEWRTLTDNQKSDYIKAIKCLQSKPALQPVIKEAKTRFDEFQAYHIAIADTVHLVGQFLPWHRLFVKSYETALREECGYKGANPYWDWSQDAAEFAQSPVFDPVTGFGGDGVPGTYTLPPYGNDSKIYDPHMFVGCVQNGPFAQYPLSIGPGKLVTDHCLTRGINNTYSSKYLSAAAVALATRLPTFELFHVQLEGEPLTPDHGIHDGGHIAIGGEMSNFYSSPGDPVFYLHHSNLDRVWWNWQQALPQRLYEISGRSTTTPPFKNVTLDYTLLMGNLGETRPIRDVMDIHSEPLCYTYV; translated from the exons ATGCCTTCCATCTCCTCCATCTTCGTTGCAGTCCTATTTGTCTCTACCTTCCTTCAAGTCTCTGTGTTGGGTAGTGAAGATACGAATGGAAGTGCTGATGACGAGTCTGATGCCAACATTGGCGGGCGTAGGCCGTGCGGAACACTACTGGAGCGCAGTGAATG GAGGACCCTCACTGACAACCAAAAATCCGATTATATCAAGGCCATCAAATGCCTGCAGAGCAAGCCCGCTCTCCAGCCAGTCATCAAGGAAGCGAAGACCCGATTCGATGAATTCCAAGCCTATCACATTGCAATTGCCGACACGGTTCACCTAGTG GGCCAATTTCTTCCGTGGCACAGATTATTTGTGAAATCGTACGAAACTGCACTTCGCGAAGAGTGTGGTTACAAAGGCGCCAATCC CTACTGGGACTGGTCACAGGATGCTGCTGA GTTTGCACAATCTCCTGTTTTTGACCCTGTTACTGGAtttggtggtgatggtgttcCCGGGACATACACCCTTCCACCCTATGGAAATGATTCCAAGATATATGACCCTCATATGTTTGTAGGATGCGTCCAGAATGGCCCTTTTGCACAATATCCCCTCAGCATCGGACCCGGGAAACTTGTCACTGATCATTGCCTTACTCGCGGTATAAATAACACATATAGTTCGAAGTATCTCAGCGCCGCAGCGGTAGCTCTCGCCACGCGCCTTCCTACTTTTGAACTTTTCcatgttcaacttgaaggaGAACCACTCACACCTGACCATGGAATCCATGACGGTGGACACATTGCCATCGGAGGAGAAATGAGCAACTTTTACTCTAGCCCTGGAG ACCCTGTCTTCTACCTTCATCACTCCAACTTGGACCGCGTGTGGTGGAATTGGCAACAGGCATTACCTCAACGCCTGTATGAAATCTCCGGCCGGTCAACAACCACACCGCCATTCAAAAACGTTACCCTTGACTATACACTACTCATGGGTAATCTTGGAGAGACGCGCCCTATACGTGATGTTATGGATATTCACAGCGAGCCTCTGTGCTATACCTACGTCTGA